One Citrobacter amalonaticus genomic window carries:
- the btsT gene encoding pyruvate/proton symporter BtsT, producing the protein MDTKKIFKHIPWVILGIIGAFCLSVVALRRGEHVSALWIVVASVSVYLVAYRYYSLYIAQKVMKLDPTRSTPAVINNDGLNYVPTNRYVLFGHHFAAIAGAGPLVGPVLAAQMGYLPGTLWLLAGVVLAGAVQDFMVLFISSRRNGASLGEMIKEEMGSVPGTIALFGCFLIMIIILAVLALIVVKALAESPWGVFTVCSTVPIALFMGIYMRFLRPGRVGEVSVIGIVLLVASIYFGGVIAHDPYWGPALTFKDTTITFALIGYAFVSALLPVWLILAPRDYLATFLKIGVIVGLALGIVILNPELKMPAMTQYIDGTGPLWKGALFPFLFITIACGAVSGFHALISSGTTPKLLACETDARFIGYGAMLMESFVAIMALVAASIIEPGLYFAMNTPPAGLGITMPNLHEMGGENAPLIMAQLKDVTAHAAATVSSWGFVISPEQILQTAKDIGEPSVLNRAGGAPTLAVGIAHVFHKVLPMADMGFWYHFGILFEALFILTALDAGTRSGRFMLQDLLGNFVPFLKKTDSLVAGIIGTAGCVGLWGYLLYQGVVDPLGGVKSLWPLFGISNQMLAAVALVLGTVVLIKMQRTKYIWVTVIPAVWLLICTTWALGLKLFSSNPQMEGFFYMANQYKEKIANGGELTAQQIANMNHIVVNNYTNAGLSILFLVVVYSIIFYGFKTWMNVRNVDKRTDKETPYVPIPEGGVKTSSHH; encoded by the coding sequence ATGGATACGAAAAAGATATTCAAGCACATACCCTGGGTGATCCTCGGGATCATCGGGGCATTCTGCCTCTCGGTTGTCGCCTTACGCCGGGGTGAACACGTCAGCGCCCTGTGGATCGTGGTCGCTTCCGTGTCGGTATATCTGGTGGCTTACCGCTACTACAGCCTGTACATCGCCCAGAAGGTGATGAAGCTCGACCCTACACGCTCCACCCCCGCGGTCATCAATAACGATGGCCTGAACTACGTTCCGACCAACCGCTACGTGCTGTTCGGACACCACTTTGCCGCGATCGCTGGCGCAGGTCCGCTGGTCGGTCCGGTTCTGGCAGCGCAGATGGGCTACCTGCCTGGTACCCTGTGGCTGCTGGCGGGTGTCGTGCTGGCGGGTGCGGTCCAGGACTTCATGGTGCTGTTTATCTCTTCTCGCCGTAACGGCGCGTCGCTTGGCGAAATGATTAAAGAAGAGATGGGTTCCGTGCCGGGGACCATTGCCCTGTTTGGCTGCTTCTTAATTATGATCATCATCCTCGCGGTACTGGCACTGATCGTCGTAAAAGCGCTGGCCGAAAGCCCGTGGGGGGTCTTCACCGTTTGCTCCACCGTACCTATCGCGCTGTTCATGGGGATCTACATGCGCTTCCTGCGTCCAGGGCGTGTAGGTGAAGTGTCGGTGATTGGTATTGTTCTGCTGGTTGCGTCTATTTACTTCGGCGGCGTGATTGCTCACGACCCGTACTGGGGCCCGGCGCTGACCTTTAAAGACACCACTATTACCTTTGCCCTGATCGGCTATGCGTTCGTTTCTGCACTGCTGCCGGTATGGCTGATCCTCGCTCCGCGCGACTATCTGGCCACCTTCCTGAAAATCGGCGTTATCGTCGGCCTGGCGCTGGGTATCGTGATCCTCAACCCAGAGCTGAAAATGCCGGCCATGACGCAGTACATCGACGGTACGGGTCCGCTGTGGAAAGGTGCTCTGTTCCCGTTCCTGTTCATTACCATCGCCTGTGGCGCGGTCTCTGGCTTCCACGCCCTGATCTCTTCCGGTACCACGCCGAAACTGCTGGCCTGTGAAACAGACGCCCGCTTCATCGGTTACGGTGCGATGCTGATGGAATCCTTCGTGGCGATCATGGCGCTGGTTGCAGCCTCCATTATCGAACCCGGTCTCTACTTTGCGATGAACACCCCACCAGCAGGCCTGGGCATCACCATGCCGAACCTGCATGAGATGGGTGGCGAGAACGCGCCGCTGATTATGGCGCAACTGAAAGACGTGACTGCCCATGCGGCAGCAACCGTCAGTTCCTGGGGCTTCGTGATTTCGCCAGAGCAGATCCTGCAAACGGCGAAAGACATCGGCGAACCGTCCGTTCTGAACCGTGCCGGTGGCGCACCGACGCTGGCGGTAGGTATCGCGCACGTGTTCCACAAAGTGCTGCCGATGGCTGACATGGGCTTCTGGTACCACTTCGGTATTCTGTTTGAAGCACTGTTCATCCTGACCGCGCTGGATGCCGGTACCCGTTCAGGTCGCTTTATGTTGCAGGACCTGTTGGGTAACTTCGTCCCATTCCTGAAGAAAACCGACTCTCTGGTTGCCGGTATCATCGGTACGGCGGGCTGCGTCGGTCTGTGGGGATACCTGTTGTATCAGGGCGTGGTCGATCCGCTGGGCGGCGTTAAGAGCCTGTGGCCGCTGTTCGGTATCTCTAACCAGATGCTGGCAGCCGTGGCGCTGGTTCTGGGTACCGTGGTACTGATTAAAATGCAGCGCACCAAATACATCTGGGTGACCGTCATCCCGGCTGTCTGGCTGCTGATCTGCACCACCTGGGCGCTGGGTCTGAAACTGTTCAGCTCCAACCCGCAGATGGAAGGCTTCTTCTACATGGCTAACCAGTACAAAGAGAAGATTGCCAACGGCGGTGAACTGACCGCACAGCAAATTGCCAACATGAATCACATCGTTGTGAACAACTACACTAACGCAGGCCTGAGTATTCTGTTCCTGGTGGTGGTGTACAGCATCATCTTCTACGGTTTCAAAACCTGGATGAATGTGCGCAACGTGGACAAACGTACCGATAAAGAAACACCGTACGTTCCGATTCCTGAAGGCGGCGTGAAGACTTCTTCACATCACTAA
- a CDS encoding YbdD/YjiX family protein: MFGNLGQAKKYLGQAAKMLIGIPDYDNYVEHMQTNHPDKPYMSYEEFFRERQQARYGGDGKGGMRCC; encoded by the coding sequence ATGTTTGGTAACTTAGGTCAGGCAAAAAAATATCTCGGCCAGGCGGCAAAGATGTTGATTGGTATTCCAGACTACGACAACTATGTCGAGCATATGCAAACCAACCATCCGGACAAGCCGTACATGAGCTATGAAGAATTCTTCCGCGAGCGCCAGCAGGCGCGCTACGGCGGCGACGGTAAAGGCGGCATGCGCTGCTGTTAG
- the yjiA gene encoding GTPase, which yields MTPIAVTLLTGFLGAGKTTLLRHILNEEHGYKIAVIENEFGEVSVDDQLIGDRATQIKTLTNGCICCTRSNELEDALLDLLDNLDKGTINFDRLVIECTGMADPGPIIQTFFSHEVICQRYLLDGVIALVDAVHADDQMNQFTIAQSQVGYADRILLTKTDVAGESEKLRERLARINARAPVYTVTHGDIDLSLLFDTNGFMLEENVVSAKPRFHFIADKQNDISSIVVELDYPVDIGDVSRVMENLLLESAEKLLRYKGMLWIEGEPNRLLFQGVQRLYSADWDRPWGDEQPHSTLVFIGIQLPEDEIRAAFAALKKS from the coding sequence ATGACCCCGATTGCAGTCACCCTACTCACCGGTTTTCTTGGCGCAGGTAAAACGACCCTGCTACGCCATATCCTCAACGAAGAACACGGCTACAAGATTGCCGTTATCGAAAACGAATTCGGCGAAGTGTCCGTGGACGATCAGCTGATTGGCGATCGCGCCACGCAGATCAAAACCCTGACCAACGGCTGTATTTGCTGTACGCGCTCCAACGAGCTGGAAGACGCGCTGTTAGACCTGCTCGATAACCTCGATAAGGGCACCATCAATTTTGATCGTCTTGTGATCGAGTGCACCGGCATGGCCGACCCCGGCCCGATTATTCAGACCTTTTTCTCCCATGAAGTCATTTGCCAGCGTTATCTGTTAGATGGTGTTATTGCACTGGTCGATGCGGTCCATGCCGACGATCAAATGAACCAGTTCACCATCGCCCAGTCGCAGGTTGGCTATGCCGATCGCATCCTGCTTACTAAAACCGACGTCGCAGGCGAAAGCGAAAAGCTGCGTGAACGCTTAGCGCGCATCAACGCCCGCGCGCCGGTTTATACCGTGACTCATGGTGATATCGACCTCTCCCTGCTGTTCGACACCAATGGCTTTATGCTGGAAGAGAACGTCGTCAGCGCCAAACCGCGTTTCCACTTTATCGCCGACAAGCAGAACGATATCTCCTCCATTGTGGTGGAACTGGATTATCCAGTGGATATCGGCGACGTCTCCCGCGTGATGGAAAATCTGCTGCTGGAGTCAGCGGAAAAACTGCTGCGTTATAAAGGGATGCTGTGGATTGAAGGCGAACCGAACCGTCTGCTGTTCCAGGGGGTGCAACGACTGTACAGCGCCGACTGGGACCGCCCGTGGGGCGACGAACAACCGCACAGCACGCTGGTGTTTATCGGCATTCAGTTGCCGGAAGACGAAATCAGAGCCGCCTTTGCAGCGCTGAAGAAGTCGTGA
- a CDS encoding DUF2955 domain-containing protein, translating to MSINTLARVFTPHDNIVYTANDFRQTLRIAAAGTIALSISTFYNVQYGVFFVVYPLMLMSLVPVFNRHVARQFVFSAAVNCIEMVLIVGYLSQWPVIMTLVVFGLYVMRFRFMSKGPLFLLGSMGVVCQSTMLNFMSYPTTDWHTLMFSNMEACVMAVALSALLHYLIPDVEPRKPPPRIEKDDARIRHESLLSGTVATMIFVIFQLCDLSDSLSALMAGILILFPMHYRGAVLSSLWRVVGVVLACLYILVVQLLIYDFSNHMLLMMPLIGLGLAFSARLHVMEKVGAGVGFASITTIGIMFGQNLHPNSDLVFSDLYRITSVTVALLATLTMVFLVHRVLNCFAATRFVITE from the coding sequence ATGTCTATTAACACCCTGGCGCGTGTATTCACGCCACATGACAACATCGTCTATACGGCTAACGACTTTCGCCAGACTCTGCGGATAGCCGCCGCCGGGACGATCGCGCTAAGCATTTCGACCTTTTACAACGTCCAGTACGGCGTGTTTTTTGTGGTGTATCCGCTGATGCTGATGTCGCTGGTGCCGGTATTTAACCGCCACGTGGCGCGGCAGTTTGTGTTCAGTGCGGCGGTGAACTGCATCGAAATGGTGCTGATTGTCGGTTATCTCTCGCAGTGGCCAGTGATTATGACGCTGGTGGTGTTTGGCCTGTATGTGATGCGCTTTCGCTTTATGAGCAAGGGACCGCTGTTTCTGCTGGGGTCTATGGGCGTGGTCTGCCAGAGTACGATGCTCAATTTTATGAGCTATCCCACCACAGACTGGCACACGCTGATGTTTTCCAACATGGAAGCCTGTGTGATGGCGGTAGCGCTGAGTGCGCTGCTGCACTATCTGATCCCCGACGTGGAGCCGCGCAAACCCCCGCCGCGTATTGAGAAAGATGACGCCCGCATTCGCCACGAATCGCTGCTGTCCGGGACCGTTGCGACGATGATTTTTGTCATTTTCCAGCTCTGCGATCTGAGCGATTCGCTGTCGGCGCTGATGGCGGGGATTTTGATTCTGTTTCCGATGCATTATCGCGGCGCGGTTTTGAGTTCTCTCTGGCGCGTCGTCGGCGTGGTGCTGGCCTGTCTCTATATTCTGGTGGTGCAGTTGCTTATTTATGATTTCAGTAATCACATGTTGCTGATGATGCCGCTGATCGGTCTCGGGTTGGCCTTTAGCGCCCGTCTGCACGTAATGGAAAAAGTGGGCGCAGGCGTTGGTTTCGCCAGCATCACCACCATCGGCATTATGTTCGGCCAGAATCTGCACCCGAACAGCGATTTAGTGTTCAGCGATCTGTATCGCATCACCTCAGTCACCGTCGCGCTGCTGGCAACGCTCACGATGGTGTTTCTGGTCCACCGCGTACTCAACTGCTTTGCGGCAACACGGTTTGTGATTACGGAGTGA
- a CDS encoding HlyD family secretion protein, protein MMTPEQKFARWVRVSIAAFLAIFAWFIVADIWIPLTPDSTVMRTVTPVSSRVSGYVSHVYVQNNSQVKKGDLLYELDPTPFINKVEAAQIAFAQARLSNQQLDAQIASARANLRTAEYTARNDKLTFDRYQRLSTMQNVSQADLDKVRTTWQTSEQSVTALHANIQNLLIQRGEREDSHNVTLQKYRNTLEEAQLNLAWTKVRAETDGTVSNLQLNAGLYATAATPLLALVSNQTDIVADFREKSLRHTRVNTDAAVVFDAMPGKVFRARVTSSDAGILAGQEEVNGQLSQPEQSTRWVRDAQRMRIHVTLSEPMDKPLPTGARATVQLYNSEGPFARTFAGAQIRLVSWLHYVY, encoded by the coding sequence ATGATGACCCCAGAACAGAAGTTTGCCCGTTGGGTAAGGGTGAGTATTGCCGCTTTCCTTGCCATATTCGCCTGGTTTATCGTTGCCGATATCTGGATCCCGCTGACGCCGGACTCCACGGTGATGCGCACCGTGACGCCGGTTTCGTCGCGCGTTTCCGGGTACGTCTCGCACGTCTACGTGCAGAACAACAGTCAGGTAAAAAAGGGCGACCTGCTTTATGAGCTGGATCCCACGCCATTTATTAACAAAGTCGAGGCCGCGCAAATCGCCTTTGCGCAGGCCAGACTGAGCAATCAGCAACTGGATGCACAGATTGCTTCTGCCCGCGCTAACCTGCGTACGGCCGAATATACTGCGCGTAATGACAAGCTGACGTTCGATCGCTATCAGCGGCTAAGCACGATGCAAAACGTTTCGCAGGCGGATCTCGACAAGGTACGGACGACCTGGCAGACCAGCGAACAGTCGGTAACCGCTCTGCATGCCAACATCCAGAATCTGCTGATCCAACGCGGCGAGCGCGAAGACAGCCATAACGTGACGCTGCAAAAATATCGCAATACGCTGGAAGAGGCGCAGTTGAATCTGGCATGGACAAAAGTGCGTGCAGAGACGGACGGAACGGTGAGTAATCTCCAGCTTAACGCCGGACTTTACGCCACCGCCGCCACGCCACTGCTGGCGCTGGTCAGCAATCAGACGGACATCGTGGCCGATTTTCGCGAGAAAAGCCTGCGTCATACCCGCGTGAATACCGATGCCGCGGTGGTGTTTGATGCCATGCCGGGTAAAGTGTTCCGTGCGCGCGTTACCAGCAGCGATGCGGGGATCCTCGCCGGACAGGAGGAGGTAAACGGTCAACTGTCGCAACCGGAGCAATCCACGCGCTGGGTGCGCGATGCGCAGCGGATGCGCATTCACGTAACGCTCAGTGAGCCAATGGACAAACCGTTGCCGACCGGTGCCCGCGCCACGGTGCAGTTGTATAACAGCGAAGGCCCGTTTGCCCGAACATTTGCTGGTGCGCAAATCCGCCTGGTCAGTTGGCTGCATTATGTCTATTAA
- a CDS encoding MarR family winged helix-turn-helix transcriptional regulator, which produces MTEDELFARRPLGMRMAMVVRQWRAIIDAAITDTGLTQSSWTVLMQLHQLGDNVSVSELAEVQGIELPPLMRTLTQLENQGYLVRSTSPYDKRIRLLMLTAEGRARLVELNRMIEAYQRRVTRTIPEADLASFSATLNLIACNLRTIREEDNQH; this is translated from the coding sequence ATGACTGAAGATGAGCTGTTTGCCCGCCGCCCGTTGGGGATGCGGATGGCGATGGTAGTGCGTCAATGGCGTGCCATCATTGATGCGGCGATCACCGATACCGGCCTGACCCAGTCCAGCTGGACGGTGCTGATGCAACTGCATCAGTTAGGCGATAACGTCTCGGTCAGCGAACTGGCGGAGGTGCAGGGTATTGAACTACCACCGCTGATGCGCACTCTCACACAACTGGAAAATCAGGGCTATCTGGTGCGTTCCACATCGCCTTATGACAAACGCATCCGTCTGCTGATGCTGACCGCGGAAGGCCGTGCCCGACTGGTAGAGCTGAACCGGATGATTGAGGCCTATCAACGTCGCGTCACGCGTACCATTCCTGAAGCGGATCTCGCTTCCTTCAGCGCCACCCTAAATTTAATCGCCTGCAATTTGCGGACAATCCGCGAAGAAGATAATCAACACTAA
- a CDS encoding DUF1127 domain-containing protein, translating to MEFHENKAKQPFIGFVLIWRAFKKWRLQAQTRRILQQMSDERLKDLGLRRDQID from the coding sequence ATGGAATTTCATGAAAACAAAGCAAAGCAGCCGTTTATTGGTTTTGTCCTGATCTGGCGAGCGTTTAAAAAATGGCGCCTGCAGGCGCAAACCCGGCGGATACTGCAACAGATGAGTGATGAACGGCTCAAGGATCTGGGGTTGCGCCGGGATCAGATTGACTAG
- a CDS encoding PLP-dependent aminotransferase family protein, translated as MTRYQHLANLLAERIEQGLYRHGEKLPSVRSLSQEHGVSISTVQQAYQVLESLQLITPQPRSGYFIAPQKAQPPVPPMSRPVQRPVEFTQWDQVMNMLAGHSDDSIISFSSGIPDVSQPSLKPLWRELSRVAQHNQSAVLGYDDLPGCLNLRKQIARLMLDGGSVLTADDIIITNGCQSSMSLSLLAICKPGDIIAVESPAYYGTLHLLRGLNLKVIEIPTDPDSGISIEALELAVEQWPIKGIILVPACNNPLGFIMPDARKRAVLALAQRHDIVIFEDDVYGELATEYPRPRTIHSWDIDGRVVLCSSFTKTVAPGLRVGWVVPGRYHDKLLHMKYSASGTGVPATQLAAAAFVQEGHYHRHVRRMRQIYQRNMEIYTCWAREYFPCGICVTRPKGGFMLWVELPEQVDMVCVSRQLCRLKIQVAPGSLFSASGKYRNCVRINCALPPNEKHRDVMQKLGEAIKVAME; from the coding sequence ATGACGCGTTACCAACATCTGGCCAATCTGCTGGCCGAGCGTATTGAACAAGGGCTGTATCGTCACGGAGAGAAATTGCCGTCGGTACGCAGTCTGAGTCAGGAGCACGGTGTCAGTATCAGCACCGTACAGCAGGCGTATCAGGTACTGGAATCACTGCAACTCATCACGCCGCAGCCCCGTTCAGGCTACTTCATTGCGCCACAAAAAGCGCAGCCGCCGGTACCGCCAATGTCGCGTCCGGTACAGCGTCCGGTTGAATTTACCCAGTGGGACCAGGTCATGAACATGCTTGCGGGTCATAGCGATGATTCGATCATTTCATTCAGCAGCGGAATACCCGATGTCAGCCAACCGAGCCTGAAACCACTCTGGCGAGAACTCAGCCGGGTGGCACAGCATAATCAAAGCGCTGTACTCGGCTATGATGATTTGCCCGGATGCCTGAACCTGCGCAAACAAATCGCCCGTCTGATGCTGGACGGTGGCTCCGTCCTGACCGCAGACGACATTATCATCACTAATGGATGTCAAAGCTCAATGTCGTTGTCGTTGCTGGCGATATGCAAGCCGGGAGACATTATTGCTGTCGAATCGCCGGCCTACTACGGCACATTACATCTGCTGCGCGGTCTTAATCTAAAGGTTATTGAAATTCCTACCGATCCCGATAGCGGGATCAGCATTGAAGCCCTGGAACTCGCCGTTGAACAGTGGCCAATAAAAGGAATTATCCTTGTACCTGCCTGTAATAATCCGCTGGGATTTATCATGCCGGATGCGCGCAAGCGAGCCGTTCTGGCCCTCGCTCAACGCCACGACATTGTGATTTTCGAGGATGATGTATATGGCGAACTGGCAACGGAGTATCCGCGCCCAAGAACAATTCACTCCTGGGATATCGACGGGCGTGTGGTGCTGTGCAGCTCCTTTACCAAAACCGTTGCTCCCGGTTTGCGTGTCGGCTGGGTCGTCCCCGGTCGCTACCATGACAAATTACTGCATATGAAATATTCCGCCAGTGGCACTGGCGTTCCGGCAACACAGCTGGCCGCGGCAGCGTTTGTCCAGGAAGGACACTATCACCGCCACGTCCGGCGAATGCGGCAGATTTATCAGCGTAATATGGAGATATATACCTGCTGGGCGCGGGAATATTTTCCCTGTGGGATCTGCGTGACGCGACCAAAAGGCGGTTTTATGTTGTGGGTCGAACTCCCGGAGCAGGTCGATATGGTTTGTGTCTCCAGACAACTCTGTCGCCTGAAAATTCAGGTTGCACCGGGTTCACTGTTCTCCGCATCCGGGAAATACCGCAACTGCGTGCGCATAAACTGTGCGCTCCCGCCCAACGAGAAGCACCGGGACGTAATGCAGAAACTGGGCGAGGCGATCAAAGTCGCAATGGAGTAA
- a CDS encoding helix-turn-helix domain-containing protein produces MTHTRDIPQSFWRDERLAWLELRSTWRSHQAYKRHHHAQLSVGAILEGETCCVSGGKEYRLQVGDLIVIPPRVPHSCNPVDGQYRSYHMLYLDADWCLAQLPEQTIPAPFFAPEPVIRDPQRFQHFLDLVALMEKRQTAPIIDAVRLLLRALPLQSGNPPRPRATSQSLKARLQSNLLSPPSLDDVAQEFGMRKETLIRTFKQDTGLTPGSYLNIARIDFARTRLRAGDDIADVGYQSGFADQSHFHRTFVSYTAATPRQYARGRSISDNN; encoded by the coding sequence GTGACCCACACCCGAGATATTCCACAATCGTTCTGGCGCGATGAACGGCTTGCGTGGCTGGAGCTGCGCAGCACCTGGCGCAGTCATCAGGCCTATAAGCGCCATCACCATGCGCAACTCTCTGTTGGGGCCATTCTGGAAGGTGAAACCTGCTGTGTCAGCGGTGGCAAAGAATACCGTCTGCAGGTGGGCGACCTGATAGTGATCCCGCCACGGGTACCGCACAGCTGTAACCCGGTCGATGGGCAGTATCGCAGCTACCATATGCTCTACCTGGACGCGGACTGGTGTCTTGCTCAGTTGCCCGAACAGACAATCCCTGCACCGTTTTTCGCCCCGGAACCGGTGATCCGCGATCCACAACGCTTTCAGCACTTTCTCGACCTTGTGGCGTTGATGGAGAAACGGCAAACCGCACCGATTATCGATGCCGTCCGCCTCCTGCTGCGCGCACTCCCTTTGCAGTCAGGAAATCCGCCGCGTCCGCGTGCGACCAGTCAGTCTCTGAAAGCGCGACTGCAAAGCAATTTGCTTTCTCCACCGTCGCTTGATGATGTCGCGCAAGAGTTCGGCATGCGCAAAGAGACGCTGATCCGTACCTTTAAGCAGGACACCGGTCTGACGCCGGGCAGCTATCTGAACATCGCGCGGATCGATTTTGCCAGGACGCGACTGCGCGCCGGCGACGATATCGCCGACGTCGGCTATCAGAGTGGTTTTGCCGACCAGAGTCATTTCCACCGCACCTTTGTCAGCTATACCGCCGCCACGCCGCGCCAGTATGCGCGGGGACGATCAATATCAGACAATAATTAG
- a CDS encoding LysE family translocator has translation MEPLSVLFPPAFPALALAHFVALLSPGPDFFLLVGYAVRYRLRGSVGLCLGIAAGNGIYILLAIAGWGILRQHPLLFTLIALLGALYLLWIGSLLLRSRPQTLTGADAQSTCPGLGRQVLLGLGSSLLNPKNALFYLALMTALLGPSVTLVQQAVSGIWMTSVVLCWDLLIVMGIGLPFIQRRLSHGIVWIERIAGGVLIAFGCGIVWRFLFP, from the coding sequence ATGGAACCGTTGTCTGTACTCTTTCCCCCTGCATTTCCCGCCCTGGCGCTGGCGCACTTTGTGGCGCTGCTCAGCCCCGGACCGGATTTCTTTTTACTGGTGGGCTACGCCGTTCGCTATCGACTGCGCGGTAGCGTCGGGCTGTGCCTGGGGATCGCCGCCGGTAACGGGATCTATATCCTGCTGGCGATTGCTGGCTGGGGGATCCTCCGTCAGCATCCTCTGCTCTTCACGTTGATCGCACTGTTGGGCGCACTTTATTTACTGTGGATCGGCAGCCTGCTGCTACGCAGTCGTCCGCAAACACTGACGGGTGCAGATGCCCAGTCCACGTGTCCGGGATTGGGCAGACAGGTGCTGCTGGGACTGGGTTCGTCACTACTCAACCCGAAAAACGCCCTGTTCTATCTGGCGCTGATGACCGCCCTGCTTGGCCCGTCAGTGACGCTGGTGCAACAGGCCGTCAGCGGCATCTGGATGACCAGCGTCGTGCTGTGCTGGGATCTGTTGATTGTCATGGGGATTGGCCTGCCGTTTATCCAGCGACGGCTCAGCCATGGGATCGTGTGGATCGAACGCATTGCCGGGGGCGTGTTGATCGCCTTTGGTTGTGGGATCGTCTGGCGCTTTCTCTTCCCGTAG
- the mdtM gene encoding multidrug efflux MFS transporter MdtM — MIEFFKRHAMTLFFPMALILYDFAAYLSTDLIQPGIINVVREFDADVSLAPAAVSLYLAGGMALQWLLGPLSDRIGRRPVLVTGALIFSLACTATLFTTSMTQFLVARVVQGTSICFIATVGYVTVQEAFGQTKAIKLMAIITSIVLVAPIIGPLSGAALMHFVHWKVLFAIIAVMGFIAFMGLLLAMPETVQRGAVPFSAISVVRDFRDVFRNRVFLFGVATISLSYIPMMSWVAVSPVILIDAGGMTSSQFAWVQVPVFGAVIVANMVVARFVKDPTDPRFIWRAVPIQLSGLFVLIAGNLFWPHVWLWSVLGTSLYAFGIGLIFPTLFRFTLFTNNLPKGTVSASLNMVILAVMAVSVEIGRGLWFNGGRIPFHLLAVIAGVAVVFTLKGLLTRVRQYHATELATEK; from the coding sequence ATTATTGAGTTTTTCAAGCGGCACGCCATGACGCTGTTCTTTCCAATGGCGCTGATTCTGTACGATTTTGCCGCCTATCTGTCGACGGACCTGATTCAGCCGGGCATCATCAACGTCGTGCGGGAGTTTGATGCCGATGTCAGTCTGGCGCCGGCGGCGGTCAGTCTCTATCTCGCGGGAGGAATGGCGCTGCAATGGCTGCTGGGGCCGCTTTCCGACCGGATCGGTCGTCGTCCGGTACTGGTCACGGGGGCGCTCATTTTTTCCCTCGCCTGTACCGCCACGCTGTTCACTACCTCAATGACACAGTTTCTGGTCGCGCGCGTGGTGCAGGGCACCAGCATCTGCTTTATCGCGACGGTCGGCTACGTCACGGTGCAGGAGGCGTTCGGACAAACGAAAGCCATCAAGCTGATGGCGATCATCACCTCTATCGTGCTGGTGGCGCCGATCATCGGCCCGCTTTCCGGCGCGGCGCTGATGCACTTCGTCCACTGGAAGGTGCTGTTTGCCATTATTGCGGTGATGGGGTTTATCGCCTTTATGGGCCTGTTGCTGGCGATGCCGGAAACGGTCCAGCGCGGCGCGGTGCCGTTTAGTGCGATCAGCGTCGTACGCGATTTCCGCGATGTCTTTCGCAACCGCGTGTTCCTCTTTGGCGTCGCCACGATCTCGCTGAGTTACATCCCAATGATGAGCTGGGTCGCCGTTTCTCCGGTGATCCTGATCGACGCGGGTGGCATGACGTCCTCACAGTTCGCCTGGGTGCAGGTTCCGGTGTTCGGTGCGGTCATCGTCGCCAACATGGTCGTTGCACGTTTTGTGAAAGATCCGACCGACCCGCGCTTCATCTGGCGTGCGGTGCCCATTCAGCTCAGCGGCCTGTTTGTCCTGATCGCCGGGAACCTTTTCTGGCCTCACGTGTGGCTGTGGTCGGTTCTGGGCACCAGCCTGTATGCGTTTGGTATCGGGCTTATCTTCCCGACGCTGTTCCGCTTCACGCTGTTTACCAACAACCTGCCGAAAGGAACCGTGTCGGCCTCGCTGAACATGGTCATCCTGGCGGTGATGGCCGTTTCCGTCGAAATCGGTCGCGGGTTGTGGTTTAACGGCGGCCGGATCCCGTTTCACCTGCTGGCGGTTATTGCGGGAGTGGCGGTGGTATTCACGTTGAAAGGGTTGTTAACGCGGGTACGTCAGTATCATGCAACGGAACTGGCAACAGAGAAATAA